Proteins encoded together in one Nitrospiria bacterium window:
- a CDS encoding TolC family protein has protein sequence MPSPSALGLTLQEAREEAVKAYWGVKIAHEQFIEAESERKEHFTDLFPKLNLDGNLTSYNKPSEFLLSQGEFSTSNLLGNTFSFPAEDTLISITNRTTYQFGPSLEQPVFAGGRLYFGFRQSQAMEEEANWNEKQAVNDLLFDVEKAYLGVLQAVAEKKVAEKDLEYFKKLRSDVEQKFKAGRNTLDDVLKVELKEAKSEQNLLSATSEVQIKNGQFNLLIVRPVDASASLEPVPDLPPVAIDLIGALSLAQSHRPDLQEALASFNAAGFSRRVAESSYYPQVNTGAKWYRQDVSPSQVDQQRWLIFLTADWNVWEWGGTNQRVEQANANLRRADFEVQQLSDRIQLDVHQAWLKLDESEKQIQVAASAVEHAKEDLRVVELGYHGGVKTITDLIEAEAVLSQAELADLRAHFTAQIARATLRHSIGIMDEESIARAGGSN, from the coding sequence GTGCCGTCTCCATCTGCCTTGGGACTTACCCTACAGGAGGCACGAGAAGAGGCCGTCAAGGCCTATTGGGGGGTTAAAATCGCCCATGAACAGTTCATCGAGGCGGAGTCGGAGCGAAAAGAACATTTCACCGATCTTTTCCCAAAGCTCAACCTCGATGGTAATCTGACAAGTTACAATAAACCCTCAGAGTTTCTCTTATCTCAGGGGGAGTTTTCAACATCAAACCTCCTCGGGAACACCTTCTCATTTCCTGCGGAGGACACGCTGATCTCGATCACAAACCGAACCACCTATCAATTCGGCCCCTCCCTGGAACAACCGGTCTTTGCGGGAGGGCGATTGTACTTCGGATTCCGGCAGTCCCAGGCCATGGAAGAGGAGGCCAATTGGAATGAAAAACAGGCCGTGAATGATCTCCTTTTTGATGTTGAGAAGGCTTATCTGGGTGTCCTTCAGGCCGTGGCCGAAAAAAAAGTCGCGGAAAAGGATCTCGAATATTTCAAAAAGCTGCGTTCCGATGTCGAACAGAAATTCAAGGCCGGACGAAATACGCTGGATGATGTATTGAAGGTGGAGCTCAAAGAGGCCAAGTCCGAACAAAATCTCTTATCGGCGACGAGCGAGGTTCAGATTAAGAACGGCCAATTCAACCTTCTGATCGTTCGTCCCGTCGATGCCTCCGCTTCACTTGAGCCCGTTCCGGATCTTCCGCCCGTGGCCATCGATCTGATCGGGGCATTATCCCTGGCGCAATCCCACCGTCCGGATTTGCAGGAGGCGCTCGCGTCATTTAACGCCGCCGGTTTTTCCCGGCGGGTTGCAGAGTCCTCCTATTATCCCCAGGTTAATACCGGAGCCAAGTGGTATCGGCAGGATGTATCCCCCAGTCAGGTTGACCAGCAACGTTGGCTGATCTTCCTTACAGCGGACTGGAATGTGTGGGAATGGGGAGGGACCAATCAACGGGTGGAACAGGCGAATGCCAATTTACGGCGTGCTGACTTCGAGGTACAACAGCTTTCGGATCGGATCCAGCTTGATGTTCACCAGGCCTGGTTGAAGCTTGACGAATCCGAAAAGCAAATTCAAGTTGCCGCCAGCGCCGTGGAACACGCCAAGGAGGACCTTCGCGTGGTTGAATTGGGGTATCATGGAGGAGTGAAGACTATCACGGACCTGATCGAGGCGGAGGCGGTGTTGTCCCAAGCGGAGCTTGCCGATCTGAGAGCCCATTTCACGGCCCAGATCGCCCGGGCCACCCTTCGACATTCCATCGGCATTATGGATGAGGAAAGTATTGCAAGAGCGGGTGGTTCCAATTAA
- a CDS encoding PilZ domain-containing protein, with translation MPEKSQELPRASARFSSNLRVEFHRAVGSSTENQKQPGLDGVLQNISSGGACIMTTDPLKVAEVLKISFPVQQIFTPRTLAEVRWTHPLPEGKFAAGLRFLL, from the coding sequence ATGCCTGAAAAATCGCAGGAACTTCCCAGGGCCAGCGCAAGGTTTTCCTCCAACCTTCGCGTGGAATTCCATCGCGCGGTCGGTTCCTCGACTGAAAATCAAAAACAGCCTGGGCTTGACGGTGTGCTTCAGAACATCAGCAGCGGCGGGGCCTGCATCATGACAACGGATCCACTGAAGGTTGCGGAAGTGTTAAAGATTTCATTTCCCGTTCAACAGATTTTCACGCCGCGCACCTTGGCCGAGGTCCGGTGGACCCATCCTCTTCCCGAAGGCAAGTTTGCCGCGGGCTTGCGGTTTTTACTCTAG
- a CDS encoding DUF4864 domain-containing protein has product MPPENIPVQNHTLPAGDSNPSAAIFLAWLLLFGFLVFKAGPVIADDPGLFVQGVIQQQLKAFNADDYPAAYRFASKHIQSEFSSDEFKAMVQTGYPQIARSKRTSFGDIAFSEGGTRAVVRVDVTGVDLVTVRAQYRMVLENGSWKIDGVIIYDRTAPI; this is encoded by the coding sequence ATGCCCCCTGAAAATATTCCAGTTCAAAACCATACTCTCCCGGCCGGGGATTCAAATCCCTCCGCCGCTATCTTCTTGGCCTGGCTCCTCCTGTTCGGGTTCTTGGTCTTCAAGGCCGGTCCTGTAATCGCCGATGACCCGGGGCTCTTCGTCCAAGGGGTCATCCAACAACAATTGAAAGCTTTTAACGCGGATGACTATCCGGCCGCATACCGTTTTGCCTCCAAACATATTCAATCCGAGTTCTCGTCGGATGAATTCAAGGCGATGGTCCAGACGGGGTATCCCCAGATCGCCCGATCGAAGCGGACTTCCTTCGGCGATATCGCCTTCTCGGAAGGAGGGACTCGTGCGGTGGTCCGTGTCGACGTGACCGGCGTCGATCTTGTGACGGTTCGGGCGCAGTATCGAATGGTCCTGGAAAACGGGAGCTGGAAAATCGACGGCGTGATAATATACGACCGGACCGCGCCGATTTAG
- a CDS encoding helix-turn-helix transcriptional regulator — protein MVLGKHHLLTLNNFQKLALHEEKQGSVAAAGHKLLEVLQRSIQFDAAWVLKFDPGSLNISDIHLHQFSQEAFSKYLDRFYTKTPIPTIHQMRHDGYIAKRGSDLVETEVWMKDPFYQDVIHPLGLKFFLVGACVDQKKQPIGLIVLWRSNHRYDFSGRDSLFLEHASRSCATILSRTESTEDDWEKPEIFRLIAQHAEPGVIILGKENEIGLMNHEAKTLLSNIQSGKEHLSRTSEEKFFRKLRELRSRVLKHTDPAEQNGSATPPSEIFRFRGTTFSCKGIHLAGVGEDQGLVMVLIEVLPEETEVSPTFNKRFSEFTAREGAIARLISRGFTNKEIAADLEIGIHTVKDHIKHIMRKLRTNTRSGIVAKIMVRSPHDLHSVE, from the coding sequence ATGGTACTCGGAAAGCATCATTTGTTAACGCTGAACAACTTCCAAAAGCTGGCTTTACATGAAGAAAAACAAGGCAGTGTCGCCGCGGCGGGTCATAAACTCCTGGAGGTACTGCAACGCTCGATTCAATTTGACGCCGCATGGGTTCTAAAGTTCGATCCCGGGTCCCTGAACATCTCGGATATCCACCTTCACCAATTCAGCCAGGAAGCTTTTTCAAAATATCTCGATCGCTTCTATACCAAAACTCCCATACCCACGATTCACCAGATGCGTCATGACGGATATATCGCAAAGAGGGGGTCCGATCTCGTTGAAACCGAAGTCTGGATGAAGGATCCTTTTTATCAAGACGTCATTCATCCGCTGGGGCTTAAATTTTTTCTTGTGGGGGCTTGTGTCGATCAGAAAAAACAGCCGATCGGATTGATCGTCCTCTGGAGATCCAACCACCGTTATGATTTCTCCGGTCGGGACAGCTTATTCCTCGAGCACGCTTCCCGTTCGTGCGCCACCATTCTGAGCCGTACCGAATCGACGGAGGATGATTGGGAAAAACCGGAAATCTTCAGGTTAATCGCCCAACACGCGGAACCGGGCGTGATCATCTTGGGCAAAGAGAACGAGATCGGCCTGATGAATCATGAGGCCAAGACCCTTCTTTCGAATATACAGAGCGGGAAGGAACATCTCTCCCGAACCTCCGAGGAGAAGTTTTTTCGAAAACTTCGTGAGCTCAGATCCCGGGTCTTAAAACACACCGACCCGGCCGAACAAAACGGGAGCGCCACACCTCCCTCGGAGATCTTTCGCTTCCGCGGAACGACTTTTTCCTGCAAAGGAATCCACCTGGCCGGTGTGGGCGAGGATCAAGGGTTGGTGATGGTATTGATCGAGGTCCTACCGGAAGAAACCGAGGTTTCGCCCACCTTCAATAAACGGTTTTCCGAATTCACGGCGCGGGAAGGGGCCATCGCCAGGTTAATCAGCCGGGGTTTCACGAACAAGGAGATCGCGGCGGACCTCGAAATCGGCATCCATACGGTCAAAGATCATATTAAACACATCATGAGGAAACTTAGGACGAACACCCGTTCCGGGATTGTCGCAAAAATCATGGTCCGATCCCCTCATGATTTGCACAGCGTGGAGTAG
- a CDS encoding biopolymer transporter ExbD encodes MRRLSKSTHGAVASLNITPLLDLAWVLLVVFILTTTAALQGIEVQLPESSPNETTIDEHKVRAISIKKSGDVFLDDQKVEVRELEGILRDLKKAKGAEFPVIIRGDEHVEYRYVVAVLDALQKVPIEDVGLATKLLSDEGS; translated from the coding sequence ATGAGACGATTGTCAAAATCCACGCATGGCGCGGTGGCCTCGTTGAACATCACTCCGCTTCTGGACCTGGCCTGGGTGTTGCTGGTGGTGTTCATCCTGACCACGACGGCGGCGCTTCAGGGGATCGAGGTCCAGCTCCCGGAGTCCTCGCCGAACGAGACGACCATCGACGAACACAAGGTCCGGGCGATCTCGATCAAAAAATCGGGGGACGTTTTTCTCGACGATCAAAAAGTGGAGGTCCGGGAGCTCGAAGGCATTTTGAGGGACCTCAAGAAGGCCAAGGGAGCGGAATTTCCCGTGATCATCCGCGGGGACGAGCATGTCGAGTACCGGTACGTCGTGGCCGTGCTGGACGCGCTGCAAAAGGTGCCGATCGAGGATGTGGGGCTGGCGACCAAACTCTTGAGCGACGAGGGGAGTTAG
- a CDS encoding EAL domain-containing protein, which yields MKFDRKFLQSKVARRIFMLFILCALLPTVTLAIISYSLVVRQLTTQTQERLHRVSKETAFSLFERLQFLEGQMKEVASKVKSGAGPSSEEFNQVLGRYFKSMMIVADTAHPVVHFGSIQNPPAPNPQERDHLKAGKTLVSIRKKSGLPLPLYMSRMLEPQHPEKGLLVAEINPAYLWGNSEEGSAQTAVEVFLSDQSHIVPISSLPGKALLTEPTASLLAQSSSGQFEWLSDGKEYISSYWSIFLKSNFFMPKWTVVVSKSKSDVLTPLIHFKKTFVLVSLMTLWVVLLLSIGLIRRNLGPIERLQEAIRRIAGGEFDVPVTINSGDEFEELAVSFNAMAGRLGKQIGALAGAAKIDRAILSTLDTKQIVEALLTGMREIISCDWVMVALLDSKTPDSTRAYIRSSDGATGELETAVRIPPKDAERLRQGSVNIIKATDPHLPSYLAPLVQRGMKSFLILPVFLKEKLAAIITLGHSTRHQYNPDDLLHISRLVDQVAVALSNARMVEQIHVLAYYDGLTGLPNRVMFKEQLNRLLQLAKRSDQRVAILFLDLDNFKQINDTLGHDLGDRLLREVTNRLLQWIRSSDYPSRANEENTIVSRLGGDEFTLYLADITRVQDAAAVAQRILDVLSKPFMLDTNEVFITASIGITVFPSDGQDGDTLLKNADTAMYHAKDKGRNNYQFFTSSMNAAVMKRLSLENDLRKALERREFVLHYQAQMDLRTGKIPGMEALIRWLHPDRRLIPPGEFIPLSEETGLVVPIGQWALNAACEQNKALQAAGLPPMRVSVNLSGRQILDPQLPETVARILKDTGLDPKYLEVELTESILIQNQKTVLNTLHALREMGIQVSLDDFGTGYSSLSYLNRFPVDTLKIDKSFVENIPVNSDNVALIKAIIAMAHSLKLKVLAEGVENEQQLVFLREEGCDEIQGNLFSPPVPIEALEKLLREKNHRPGGKATNPRLAS from the coding sequence ATGAAATTCGATAGGAAATTCCTTCAAAGCAAAGTCGCCCGCCGAATTTTCATGCTGTTTATCCTGTGTGCCCTCCTCCCCACAGTGACGCTCGCCATAATCTCCTACAGCCTGGTGGTGAGACAGCTGACCACGCAGACGCAGGAGCGTCTGCATAGAGTCAGCAAGGAAACGGCGTTTTCTCTCTTCGAGCGTCTGCAATTTCTTGAAGGGCAAATGAAGGAAGTGGCGTCCAAAGTAAAGTCAGGCGCCGGCCCTTCGTCCGAAGAATTTAATCAGGTCTTAGGGCGATATTTCAAGTCCATGATGATTGTCGCCGACACGGCGCATCCAGTGGTTCACTTTGGTTCGATTCAAAATCCGCCGGCCCCCAACCCCCAAGAAAGGGATCACCTGAAAGCCGGAAAAACCCTTGTATCGATTCGAAAGAAGTCCGGTCTCCCCTTGCCTTTATATATGAGTCGTATGCTGGAGCCACAACACCCGGAGAAGGGTCTTCTCGTGGCCGAGATTAATCCAGCTTATCTTTGGGGGAATTCCGAGGAGGGATCCGCGCAAACCGCGGTCGAGGTCTTCTTGTCGGATCAATCCCACATCGTGCCGATCTCCTCCCTTCCGGGGAAGGCCCTCTTGACGGAGCCGACCGCGTCCCTGCTGGCCCAATCCTCCTCGGGCCAGTTCGAGTGGCTCTCCGATGGAAAAGAATACATTTCAAGCTACTGGTCTATTTTTCTAAAAAGCAATTTTTTTATGCCGAAGTGGACCGTGGTGGTAAGCAAATCGAAATCCGATGTGCTGACGCCCCTGATCCACTTTAAAAAAACCTTCGTCCTTGTCTCCCTGATGACCCTGTGGGTGGTCTTGCTTTTGAGCATCGGCCTGATCCGAAGGAATTTAGGGCCGATTGAACGACTACAAGAAGCCATCCGCCGCATCGCGGGCGGGGAATTTGACGTCCCGGTGACCATCAATAGTGGAGACGAATTCGAGGAATTGGCCGTTTCCTTTAACGCGATGGCGGGCCGATTGGGGAAACAAATCGGGGCCCTCGCCGGCGCGGCTAAAATCGACCGGGCCATTCTCTCAACGCTGGACACCAAACAAATTGTGGAAGCCCTTCTCACCGGCATGAGAGAGATAATTTCCTGCGATTGGGTCATGGTGGCCCTGCTCGATTCCAAAACCCCGGATTCGACCCGCGCCTATATCCGCTCCAGCGACGGGGCAACCGGGGAGCTGGAAACGGCCGTGCGGATCCCGCCGAAGGATGCCGAGCGGCTTCGTCAAGGCTCGGTGAATATTATTAAGGCCACGGACCCGCATCTGCCGTCTTACCTGGCCCCCCTGGTCCAACGCGGCATGAAATCATTTTTAATCCTGCCCGTTTTTTTGAAAGAGAAACTGGCGGCCATAATCACCCTCGGCCATTCGACCCGACACCAGTACAATCCGGATGACCTGCTCCATATCAGTCGCCTGGTCGATCAGGTCGCGGTGGCGCTCTCCAACGCCCGGATGGTCGAACAAATCCATGTCCTGGCCTACTACGACGGTTTGACCGGGTTGCCGAACCGGGTGATGTTCAAGGAACAGTTGAACCGGCTGCTCCAGTTGGCCAAGCGCAGCGACCAACGGGTGGCCATCCTCTTTCTGGACCTGGACAATTTCAAGCAGATCAATGACACGCTGGGTCACGATCTGGGCGACAGGTTGTTGCGAGAAGTGACGAACCGCTTGCTGCAATGGATACGGTCGAGCGATTACCCTTCCCGCGCCAACGAGGAAAACACCATCGTATCCCGCCTGGGGGGAGATGAATTCACATTATACCTTGCCGATATCACCCGGGTCCAGGACGCCGCCGCCGTGGCCCAACGCATTCTCGATGTGCTTTCCAAGCCTTTCATGCTGGACACCAACGAGGTGTTCATCACGGCCAGCATCGGCATAACCGTATTCCCCTCGGACGGCCAAGACGGGGACACCCTCCTCAAAAACGCGGACACGGCCATGTATCATGCCAAGGACAAGGGAAGGAACAATTACCAATTTTTCACGTCCTCCATGAACGCGGCCGTCATGAAACGGCTCAGCCTCGAAAACGACCTCCGGAAGGCGCTGGAGCGCCGGGAATTTGTTCTTCACTACCAAGCGCAAATGGACCTCCGCACGGGAAAAATTCCCGGGATGGAGGCGCTCATTCGCTGGCTGCACCCGGACAGAAGGTTGATACCACCGGGGGAATTCATTCCCTTATCCGAAGAAACGGGCCTGGTCGTCCCGATAGGACAATGGGCATTGAACGCGGCCTGTGAACAAAACAAGGCCCTGCAAGCGGCCGGTCTTCCTCCGATGCGTGTGTCGGTGAATCTCTCCGGACGACAAATCCTGGATCCGCAGCTTCCGGAGACCGTGGCTCGAATCTTGAAAGACACCGGTCTCGACCCTAAATACCTGGAGGTGGAGCTCACCGAAAGTATTCTGATACAGAACCAGAAAACCGTCCTCAACACCTTGCATGCGTTGCGGGAGATGGGAATTCAGGTCTCGTTGGATGATTTTGGCACCGGCTATTCATCGCTGAGTTATTTGAACCGGTTCCCGGTGGACACGCTAAAGATCGACAAATCGTTCGTGGAAAATATCCCGGTGAACTCCGATAACGTCGCACTCATTAAAGCCATCATTGCGATGGCCCATAGTCTGAAACTGAAGGTTCTCGCGGAAGGCGTGGAGAATGAGCAGCAGCTTGTATTTTTACGCGAGGAAGGGTGCGATGAAATTCAAGGCAACTTGTTCAGCCCGCCCGTTCCGATCGAGGCCCTCGAAAAGCTCCTGCGGGAAAAAAACCATCGGCCGGGGGGAAAAGCCACCAATCCCCGATTGGCATCTTGA
- a CDS encoding energy transducer TonB codes for MPGYVGFKKKKSKVGTTLLIVAVLHLAAAGFLVWLATTSIGQEFLAYYKINIRNVKEPEPPKPKPPEPEPPKPEPPPPAPEPEAAPPPVEDVKSAPPPPATPAPVELPGFGNPFASGAGGGKYSGYIDLVTTEIQRLYKQPQDLPENISLSVVLQLQVDEAGTLLDYQLVGSSGNPKFDQSALRAISELKKLRPPPAGMSRKIVVKFIPPS; via the coding sequence ATGCCGGGATACGTCGGCTTCAAGAAGAAAAAAAGCAAGGTGGGGACTACCCTGCTGATCGTGGCCGTACTGCACCTCGCGGCGGCCGGCTTTCTGGTCTGGCTCGCCACCACATCGATCGGCCAGGAATTCCTGGCCTATTACAAGATCAATATCCGGAACGTGAAGGAACCGGAGCCGCCCAAGCCGAAGCCGCCGGAACCGGAACCGCCGAAGCCCGAACCGCCGCCCCCGGCCCCCGAGCCCGAGGCGGCTCCGCCGCCGGTCGAGGACGTGAAGAGCGCCCCGCCTCCCCCGGCCACGCCCGCTCCGGTCGAACTCCCCGGATTCGGGAATCCATTCGCGTCGGGAGCCGGAGGAGGAAAATATTCGGGTTACATCGACCTCGTGACGACCGAGATCCAGCGCCTGTATAAACAGCCGCAGGATCTGCCGGAAAACATCTCCCTCTCGGTCGTTTTACAGCTTCAGGTGGACGAGGCGGGAACGCTCCTCGACTATCAGCTCGTGGGTTCCTCCGGCAATCCCAAATTCGATCAATCCGCGCTTCGGGCCATCTCGGAGCTCAAGAAACTTCGTCCTCCCCCTGCGGGCATGTCCAGGAAAATCGTCGTCAAATTTATCCCCCCGTCGTAA
- a CDS encoding prepilin-type N-terminal cleavage/methylation domain-containing protein produces MTSEFQGCAAWCRGFTLIEMLISVAMLATLAAIAIPIYQSYLDRARNTAAISDIQVLQLKIQVYMEEEGKLPDSLSDLNWEQPDPWGHPYQYLNFSAAGPGWKGKARKDKFLVPLNSTYDLYSKGKDGQSKPPLTTKMSQDDILRANDGAFVDLAAMF; encoded by the coding sequence ATGACATCCGAATTTCAAGGGTGCGCTGCGTGGTGCCGGGGATTTACCTTGATCGAAATGCTTATCTCTGTCGCGATGCTGGCCACGTTGGCCGCCATTGCGATCCCGATATATCAGTCCTACCTGGACCGGGCGAGGAACACGGCAGCCATATCCGATATTCAGGTTTTGCAGCTCAAGATACAGGTCTACATGGAGGAGGAGGGGAAACTTCCGGACAGCCTTTCCGACCTGAACTGGGAGCAGCCGGATCCCTGGGGCCATCCCTATCAATACCTGAATTTTTCGGCCGCGGGCCCTGGGTGGAAGGGAAAAGCCCGGAAAGACAAGTTTCTCGTTCCCTTGAACTCGACCTACGATCTATACAGCAAAGGGAAAGACGGGCAAAGTAAACCACCCCTCACCACCAAGATGAGCCAGGACGACATCCTTCGCGCCAACGACGGAGCCTTCGTCGATCTGGCCGCGATGTTTTAG
- a CDS encoding MotA/TolQ/ExbB proton channel family protein, with product MGQLGGLAYSLRHSTLEGQIIMIALLIFSLVSWTVIITKFRQLRKTRKQNGKFLSLYSAGNSPLDLFKQGASLEGSSLFQVYQDACEELKQQMAKYGKKISRHGMNAVRIAIERGMGESTVNLESGMIILATAISGGPFVGLLGTVWGVMDTFSGIARSQQASLTAMAPGVAAALINTVVGLSVAIPSLFCYNYLITKIREVTIEMENFAAHLDNVFAAEYVKEGGANGSSNPDAEPGEGSELGLRASYPMTESAQPGT from the coding sequence ATGGGACAGCTGGGAGGCCTTGCATATTCGTTGAGACACTCGACGCTCGAGGGTCAGATCATCATGATCGCCCTCCTGATTTTCTCGCTGGTCAGTTGGACGGTGATCATCACAAAGTTCCGCCAACTGAGAAAGACCCGAAAACAAAACGGGAAGTTCTTGTCCCTTTACTCCGCGGGCAATTCGCCCCTGGATCTTTTCAAGCAAGGGGCCTCCCTCGAGGGGTCCTCTTTATTCCAGGTTTACCAGGATGCGTGCGAGGAGCTCAAACAACAGATGGCCAAGTACGGAAAAAAGATTTCCCGCCATGGGATGAACGCGGTTCGCATTGCGATCGAACGGGGCATGGGGGAAAGCACCGTCAACCTCGAATCGGGCATGATCATTCTGGCGACCGCGATCAGCGGGGGCCCCTTCGTCGGGCTGCTCGGAACGGTTTGGGGCGTCATGGACACTTTTTCGGGCATCGCCCGAAGCCAGCAGGCCAGCCTGACCGCCATGGCCCCCGGCGTGGCGGCCGCGCTGATCAATACGGTGGTCGGCCTTTCGGTCGCGATTCCCTCGCTCTTCTGCTACAACTACCTGATCACCAAGATCCGTGAAGTCACGATCGAGATGGAGAATTTTGCCGCGCATCTGGACAACGTGTTTGCCGCCGAGTACGTGAAAGAGGGGGGCGCGAACGGATCGTCCAACCCGGATGCCGAGCCGGGCGAGGGTTCGGAATTGGGCCTCCGGGCCTCCTATCCCATGACCGAGTCTGCGCAACCGGGAACCTAG